A stretch of Metabacillus sp. FJAT-52054 DNA encodes these proteins:
- the putP gene encoding sodium/proline symporter PutP — MEIGVYISLALYFIMMLGIGFYAFKQSTGDVEGYMLGGRGLGPAVTALSAGASDMSGWMLMGLPGEMYSTGLAAMWIAIGLTLGAYANYLILAPRLRTYTIVANNSITIPDYFENRFHDKSKMLRLFSGIVIVIFFTLYCSAGMVSGGTLFESSFGLSYMTGLLITAGVVIAYTLFGGFLAVSLTDFVQGIIMFLALILVPVVALIDLGGLGTTVDQVKAIDPKLFDVFRGTTVLGIIGFLAWGLGYFGQPHIIVRFMAINSIKELKPARRIGMSWMIVSIVGALMTGLVGIAYVKANQIDLGNPETIFIKFADVLFHPLITGFLLSAILAAIMSTISSQLLVTSSALTEDFYKTFFKRNASDKELVMVGRLAVLVVAIISILLSLKPSGTILDLVGNAWAGFGSAFGPAILLSLYWKRMTKWGALAGMITGAVTVLIWLTIPGLTDFLYEMIPGFFLSLLAVIVVSKMTAEPSKEVVDGFKEMETVLAKETK; from the coding sequence GTGGAAATTGGAGTTTATATATCATTAGCTCTCTACTTCATTATGATGCTCGGAATCGGGTTTTATGCGTTTAAGCAATCTACCGGTGACGTAGAAGGCTATATGCTTGGAGGACGCGGACTCGGTCCTGCTGTTACCGCACTTTCTGCAGGTGCTTCCGACATGAGCGGATGGATGCTCATGGGACTGCCTGGGGAAATGTATTCTACAGGGCTTGCTGCCATGTGGATTGCCATCGGATTAACGCTGGGAGCTTATGCAAACTACTTAATACTTGCTCCAAGACTTAGAACTTATACCATTGTAGCGAATAACTCAATTACAATTCCGGATTACTTCGAAAATCGTTTTCACGACAAATCCAAAATGCTTCGCCTTTTTTCTGGGATTGTTATCGTGATATTCTTTACGCTTTATTGTTCTGCAGGAATGGTCTCTGGAGGAACGCTGTTTGAATCCTCCTTTGGGTTAAGCTATATGACCGGACTTCTGATTACAGCAGGTGTCGTAATCGCCTATACTCTATTTGGCGGATTCCTTGCAGTCAGTTTGACGGATTTTGTACAAGGAATCATCATGTTTCTAGCCCTGATCTTAGTACCTGTTGTTGCCCTGATTGATTTAGGCGGTTTAGGTACTACGGTCGATCAAGTTAAGGCAATTGATCCTAAGCTGTTTGATGTATTCCGCGGTACGACTGTTCTGGGAATCATCGGATTTCTTGCATGGGGATTAGGCTATTTCGGTCAACCTCATATTATCGTCCGCTTTATGGCAATCAACTCCATTAAAGAATTAAAGCCGGCCCGCCGCATCGGGATGAGCTGGATGATTGTTTCTATTGTGGGTGCCTTGATGACTGGACTTGTCGGTATTGCTTATGTAAAAGCCAATCAAATTGACTTAGGGAACCCGGAAACAATCTTTATCAAATTTGCAGATGTTCTTTTCCATCCGCTTATTACAGGATTCTTGCTATCTGCAATTCTCGCGGCGATTATGAGTACGATCTCCTCCCAGCTGCTTGTTACATCAAGTGCTCTGACAGAGGATTTCTATAAAACCTTCTTTAAGCGCAATGCTTCAGATAAAGAGCTGGTTATGGTCGGAAGACTGGCTGTGCTCGTTGTAGCGATCATTTCAATCCTGCTTTCTCTTAAGCCAAGCGGAACAATCCTTGATTTGGTTGGAAATGCTTGGGCTGGATTCGGTTCCGCATTCGGACCTGCAATCCTGCTTAGTCTTTACTGGAAACGCATGACGAAATGGGGCGCACTTGCCGGCATGATTACGGGTGCAGTCACTGTACTGATTTGGCTGACCATTCCTGGTCTGACGGATTTCTTATACGAAATGATTCCAGGATTCTTCCTCAGTCTGCTTGCTGTTATTGTGGTAAGCAAAATGACGGCAGAGCCTTCTAAAGAAGTGGTAGATGGCTTCAAAGAGATGGAAACCGTTTTGGCCAAAGAAACCAAATAA
- a CDS encoding phosphodiester glycosidase family protein: protein MRKPRRLLTVLFASVLAAQTAAAGVMLPVQNASAEETGYSLGQVIDQWEKKIAPGIEQESVTIGSSRGRQEAFVMNVDLDSQNLEIDAGLPNGKDLGMQPVRQQAAAVSKPGQVVIGAFNGDFYNMSSGIPNGTVIHDGRILKSGYKESFGMKKDGTPLFGIPGVQFKLHSDGNIQHIDNLNGTRSNNLLVLYSDPLKSTGTNTAGTEAVLTIESGDVHKPGKMKAKVESVIEGKGNQLIEEGKLVLSGHGTSAEKVKNLKPGQEIEIETQISSQWLEAEEGLSGNHKLVQNGQKVNLVSDDFTKAVAPRTAVGKKADGTIFFVVIDGRSPGYSEGITVFELRDMMFEMGAVEALNLDGGGSSTFAARQPGEDGLGLVNRPSDGFERAVANSFLITTSAQPGSVSQLAMQPDHLLMLKGSTEDLDAKGMDANFFPQPISGEADWSISDSALGTVDEKGLFTAGSKAGKGMVLANKDGAKGSSAITVTDKLSSIQLPQDSLTVKKGDEINLAPKAMLDGKTVDADPSLFEWKIEGQIGTVDKNGIFKASSQTASGKITVQYGGITDTMDIQVGKLPIILADFEKDFANWTYSGARFNSISIKQTTYPEPARFGEHSLQLNYDFSGTTGTSGAYAHPKQPITIEDYPESIGMWVYGDGKNHWLRSQMRDGNNSAFALDFTTKMDWTGWKYVEAKVPAGKALPLKMDLPVRLMETSDANKNAGSIYVDNIRAVYGETNDDLINPSIESIQPSDQAKVTDAKPVISAIAKDEDTGINPARITLNVDGKEVKAQLDPESGKVSYQPGSPMLDGYHMAKLTVQDNFGNETTKSWTFETEAGQPGFKATAPESAYIGGAFPIKLQASKAEQLDTLKLKLKANLKTEGSSVNLSESITSDMIVKNEMTEDGTIELELKGLNKLKGDKEIGILPLSIPASAKGKAAVDFVSGSLGETDLYLPDIEKNLKAHFNVSTDRASTGFPSKVTVKDENGKPVQGAEVKVTAPDYKIAKVKAKMTQIRKEANDASEMVAPVSKNIVLAVTKTEGGWLQVRLGDVQGWLKAADAELSDWTFGKTGSDGTIKTNLLSVMPGKVTIQAAKENKYSFTQEVNVLKHLGTNKPERLNVTFTGKPSSRNISWTTAPQVTDSVVQIAKLEDYKKDGFNGKRFTAKNGKSTPLAMDEGELQAHTAEVIGLVPGQTYMYRAGDGTPEGWSEPAEIKANESRKDPFTFLLMGDTQAPPNQTESGFGIYTELFKKAKADHPDAAFMMHVGDMIDDGNLYSHWNAFFESMKDKELAPSTAIMPTVGNHENIGTGVNTFKSLFNMPDNGPDGFEGTVYSYDYGDAHFAVLNTETDTAGLQKQADWLIKDMAKSKKKWKIVTYHRSPYYSNPQGGAEAVKSVFPNAFDKAGIDLAISGHDHAYVRTHKLKDGKQVEKGGTTYLIAGSTAGKFYDAVPQDYMDVYFEEKTQVYSSVTVGEDGIKITAKARDGRVIDDHTITK from the coding sequence ATGAGAAAGCCACGCAGGTTATTAACCGTACTTTTTGCATCTGTATTAGCTGCTCAAACGGCTGCCGCAGGAGTGATGCTGCCAGTTCAAAACGCATCTGCGGAAGAGACGGGCTATTCATTGGGACAAGTCATTGATCAGTGGGAGAAAAAGATTGCACCGGGAATTGAACAGGAATCGGTCACAATTGGAAGCAGCCGCGGAAGGCAGGAAGCGTTTGTTATGAACGTGGACTTGGATTCACAAAATCTGGAGATCGACGCGGGTCTCCCAAATGGAAAAGACCTTGGCATGCAGCCGGTCCGCCAGCAGGCTGCAGCCGTCTCAAAGCCCGGACAGGTTGTAATCGGGGCATTTAACGGAGATTTCTATAACATGTCGAGCGGAATTCCAAATGGAACTGTTATCCACGATGGCCGCATCCTTAAATCAGGATACAAGGAATCATTCGGGATGAAGAAGGATGGAACGCCGCTCTTCGGTATTCCAGGGGTTCAATTTAAGCTCCATTCCGACGGAAACATTCAGCATATTGATAATTTAAACGGAACGAGATCAAATAACCTGCTCGTCTTATATTCAGATCCATTGAAGTCAACCGGGACGAACACAGCCGGAACGGAAGCAGTTTTGACGATTGAGTCCGGGGATGTACATAAACCGGGAAAAATGAAAGCAAAGGTCGAATCGGTTATTGAGGGAAAGGGCAATCAGTTGATTGAAGAAGGAAAGCTTGTTCTGTCAGGCCACGGAACCAGTGCTGAAAAGGTAAAAAACCTAAAGCCGGGTCAGGAAATTGAAATTGAAACACAGATTTCATCTCAATGGCTGGAAGCAGAAGAAGGCTTGAGCGGCAATCATAAGCTCGTTCAAAACGGCCAGAAGGTCAATTTGGTTTCAGATGACTTTACAAAAGCAGTGGCTCCCCGGACCGCTGTCGGGAAAAAGGCGGACGGAACGATTTTCTTTGTTGTCATTGACGGCCGCTCACCGGGATATTCAGAGGGAATCACTGTTTTCGAGCTTCGTGACATGATGTTTGAAATGGGCGCTGTAGAAGCATTGAATCTCGATGGCGGCGGATCCTCCACCTTTGCAGCAAGACAGCCGGGTGAAGATGGTCTGGGCCTCGTCAATCGTCCCTCCGATGGCTTTGAGCGCGCTGTCGCTAACTCATTTCTTATTACAACATCTGCTCAGCCGGGAAGCGTGAGCCAGCTTGCGATGCAGCCCGACCACCTGCTCATGCTGAAGGGAAGTACTGAGGATCTTGATGCAAAAGGAATGGATGCAAATTTCTTCCCTCAACCAATAAGCGGGGAGGCGGACTGGTCCATCTCTGATTCCGCCCTCGGAACAGTGGATGAAAAAGGACTGTTCACAGCAGGAAGCAAAGCCGGAAAAGGCATGGTCCTTGCGAATAAAGACGGGGCAAAAGGATCATCGGCCATTACCGTAACGGATAAATTAAGCAGCATCCAGCTTCCGCAGGATTCCTTAACCGTGAAAAAAGGAGATGAAATCAACCTCGCCCCAAAAGCTATGCTTGACGGGAAAACGGTTGACGCCGATCCATCCCTTTTTGAATGGAAGATAGAAGGACAAATCGGAACCGTTGATAAAAATGGAATATTCAAGGCATCAAGCCAAACGGCATCCGGAAAAATTACCGTTCAATACGGAGGGATAACCGATACGATGGATATCCAAGTAGGAAAGCTGCCAATCATTCTAGCAGACTTTGAGAAGGATTTTGCGAATTGGACCTATAGCGGAGCCCGCTTCAACTCCATTTCCATCAAGCAGACAACCTATCCGGAGCCTGCCAGATTCGGAGAGCACTCCCTTCAGCTCAACTACGATTTTTCAGGAACAACGGGAACTTCTGGTGCATACGCCCATCCGAAGCAGCCAATCACGATTGAAGATTACCCGGAATCCATTGGAATGTGGGTATATGGCGACGGAAAAAATCACTGGCTTAGAAGTCAGATGAGAGACGGGAACAACAGCGCGTTCGCACTTGATTTTACAACAAAAATGGACTGGACCGGCTGGAAATACGTCGAAGCAAAAGTACCTGCAGGAAAGGCCCTTCCTTTAAAAATGGACCTGCCCGTCCGACTCATGGAGACGAGCGATGCCAACAAAAATGCAGGCTCGATCTATGTTGATAACATCCGGGCTGTATATGGCGAAACAAACGATGATTTAATAAACCCGTCGATCGAATCTATCCAGCCTTCTGATCAAGCAAAGGTAACCGATGCAAAGCCGGTTATATCAGCCATCGCAAAGGATGAAGACACCGGGATCAACCCGGCTCGCATTACGTTGAATGTAGACGGAAAAGAAGTGAAAGCTCAATTGGATCCTGAATCCGGCAAAGTTTCCTACCAGCCGGGAAGCCCGATGCTGGACGGATACCATATGGCCAAACTTACCGTTCAGGACAACTTCGGAAACGAAACAACGAAGTCCTGGACGTTTGAAACCGAAGCCGGCCAGCCTGGCTTCAAAGCGACTGCCCCTGAATCTGCCTACATCGGCGGAGCTTTCCCTATCAAGCTTCAGGCAAGCAAAGCGGAGCAGCTGGATACGCTGAAGCTGAAGTTAAAAGCCAATTTAAAAACAGAAGGCAGCTCTGTAAATCTATCTGAATCCATTACCTCCGATATGATTGTAAAAAACGAGATGACAGAAGACGGTACGATCGAGCTTGAATTAAAAGGATTGAACAAGTTGAAAGGCGATAAAGAAATTGGGATCCTGCCGCTTTCTATCCCTGCTTCGGCAAAAGGAAAAGCAGCGGTTGACTTCGTTTCGGGATCACTTGGAGAAACCGATCTGTATCTACCGGACATCGAAAAAAATCTGAAAGCCCATTTTAATGTCAGCACTGACCGGGCATCTACTGGATTTCCGTCCAAAGTAACAGTCAAGGATGAAAATGGAAAACCTGTTCAGGGAGCAGAAGTAAAGGTAACAGCACCGGATTACAAGATTGCGAAAGTAAAAGCGAAAATGACTCAAATCCGAAAAGAAGCGAATGACGCCTCGGAAATGGTGGCACCGGTATCAAAGAACATTGTGCTGGCTGTGACGAAAACAGAGGGGGGCTGGCTTCAAGTCCGCCTGGGAGATGTGCAGGGCTGGCTCAAAGCAGCCGATGCCGAGCTAAGTGACTGGACATTTGGCAAAACCGGTTCAGACGGTACCATTAAAACGAACCTGCTATCTGTCATGCCCGGGAAAGTAACAATCCAGGCAGCAAAAGAAAATAAATACAGCTTCACACAGGAAGTAAATGTGCTGAAGCATCTTGGAACGAACAAACCGGAAAGACTGAACGTTACTTTCACTGGCAAACCATCAAGCCGCAATATCAGCTGGACAACAGCTCCGCAGGTCACAGACTCTGTCGTTCAGATTGCCAAATTAGAAGATTACAAGAAAGATGGCTTCAACGGCAAACGATTTACAGCCAAAAATGGCAAAAGCACACCGCTTGCCATGGACGAAGGCGAGCTTCAGGCCCATACTGCTGAAGTCATCGGACTGGTACCGGGACAAACGTACATGTACCGCGCTGGAGATGGAACGCCTGAAGGATGGAGCGAACCTGCAGAAATCAAAGCAAACGAATCGCGGAAAGACCCATTCACCTTCCTGCTGATGGGAGATACCCAGGCACCGCCGAACCAAACGGAATCGGGCTTCGGCATCTACACGGAACTGTTTAAAAAAGCAAAAGCGGACCATCCGGATGCCGCATTCATGATGCACGTCGGCGATATGATTGATGATGGAAACCTATACTCGCACTGGAATGCATTCTTTGAATCTATGAAAGACAAAGAACTCGCGCCTTCCACCGCCATCATGCCAACCGTCGGAAACCATGAAAACATCGGCACTGGCGTCAACACATTCAAGAGCCTGTTCAACATGCCGGACAACGGCCCGGACGGCTTTGAAGGAACCGTTTACTCCTATGACTACGGCGACGCACACTTCGCCGTCCTGAACACCGAAACGGACACCGCAGGTCTCCAAAAACAGGCAGACTGGCTCATCAAAGACATGGCTAAATCGAAAAAGAAATGGAAAATCGTCACCTATCACCGCTCGCCATACTACTCCAATCCTCAAGGCGGAGCAGAAGCAGTCAAAAGTGTATTCCCGAACGCATTCGACAAGGCAGGCATTGACCTCGCCATCTCAGGCCACGACCACGCTTACGTTCGAACGCACAAACTGAAAGACGGCAAGCAAGTGGAAAAAGGCGGCACCACTTACCTGATTGCCGGCTCAACCGCCGGTAAATTCTACGACGCCGTCCCGCAGGATTACATGGATGTGTATTTTGAAGAGAAAACACAAGTGTACTCCAGCGTAACGGTAGGGGAAGATGGAATAAAGATTACGGCTAAAGCACGTGATGGCCGGGTAATTGACGATCATACGATTACGAAGTGA
- the gatC gene encoding Asp-tRNA(Asn)/Glu-tRNA(Gln) amidotransferase subunit GatC, protein MSRISTDQVKHVAHLARLAITEEEAQMFSKQLDAIISFAEQLNELDTDNVEPTTHVLDMKNVMREDKPAKGLPVEDVVKNAPDQKDGYIRVPTILE, encoded by the coding sequence ATGTCACGCATTTCGACTGATCAGGTTAAGCACGTTGCGCACCTTGCCCGTCTTGCGATTACAGAAGAGGAAGCTCAGATGTTTTCGAAGCAGCTTGATGCCATTATTTCATTTGCAGAGCAGCTGAATGAGCTCGATACGGACAACGTTGAGCCGACGACTCATGTATTGGATATGAAAAACGTAATGAGAGAGGACAAGCCGGCTAAAGGTCTTCCGGTTGAGGACGTTGTGAAAAACGCTCCGGACCAGAAAGACGGATACATCCGCGTTCCGACCATTCTTGAATAA
- the gatA gene encoding Asp-tRNA(Asn)/Glu-tRNA(Gln) amidotransferase subunit GatA, which yields MSLFDHKISELKQRLHKKDISVTDLVDESYKRINEVEDKVQAFMTLDEERARSYAKQLDEAVGTRDEFGLLFGMPIGVKDNIVTKDLRTTCSSKILENFMPIYDATVVQKLQQAESVTIGKLNMDEFAMGSSTENSGFKPTRNPWNLETVPGGSSGGSAASVAAGEVPFSLGSDTGGSIRQPAAYCGVVGLKPTYGRVSRYGLVAFASSLDQIGPITRTVEDNAYLLQAIAGGDQMDTTSANVDVPDYVSSLTGDIKGLKIAVPKEYLGEGVSEEAKNSVLEALKVLEAQGATWEEVSLPHSKYALATYYLLASSEASSNLSRFDGIRYGYRTDNAENLIDLYKQTRAEGFGNEVKRRIMLGTFALSSGYYDAYYKKAQKVRTLIKKDFEDVFEKYDVIVGPTTPTPAFKIGEKTDDPLTMYANDILTIPVNLAGVPGISVPCGFSNGLPLGLQIIGKHFDESTIYRVAHVFEQATDHHKAKPEL from the coding sequence GTGTCATTATTTGACCATAAGATTTCCGAGTTAAAGCAGCGTTTACATAAAAAAGACATTTCCGTTACGGACCTTGTTGATGAGTCCTATAAACGGATTAACGAAGTAGAAGATAAAGTACAGGCGTTCATGACGCTTGATGAAGAGCGCGCGCGTTCTTATGCAAAACAATTGGACGAGGCAGTCGGTACACGCGATGAGTTCGGTCTCCTTTTTGGAATGCCGATCGGCGTAAAAGACAACATCGTAACAAAGGACCTTCGTACAACTTGCTCCAGTAAAATCTTAGAGAATTTCATGCCGATCTACGATGCAACGGTTGTGCAAAAGCTTCAGCAGGCAGAATCCGTTACGATCGGAAAATTGAACATGGATGAATTCGCGATGGGTTCTTCTACAGAGAACTCCGGATTCAAGCCGACAAGAAATCCGTGGAATCTTGAAACCGTACCAGGCGGATCAAGCGGCGGTTCGGCTGCATCTGTTGCAGCAGGCGAGGTTCCGTTCTCACTTGGGTCTGACACAGGCGGTTCGATCCGTCAGCCGGCAGCTTATTGCGGGGTTGTTGGATTAAAGCCTACATATGGCCGTGTTTCCCGTTACGGACTTGTGGCATTTGCGTCATCTTTGGACCAAATCGGCCCGATTACCCGTACCGTTGAAGACAATGCGTATCTTCTTCAAGCAATCGCGGGCGGAGACCAAATGGATACAACCTCTGCAAATGTGGATGTTCCAGACTATGTTTCTTCCTTAACAGGCGATATTAAAGGCCTGAAAATAGCGGTTCCAAAAGAATACCTTGGTGAAGGTGTCAGTGAAGAAGCGAAAAACTCCGTGCTTGAAGCTCTTAAAGTTCTGGAAGCTCAAGGAGCGACGTGGGAAGAAGTATCGCTTCCGCATTCTAAATATGCGCTTGCAACCTACTACCTGTTAGCATCCTCTGAAGCGTCATCCAACCTTTCGCGCTTTGACGGAATCCGTTACGGATACCGTACAGACAATGCGGAAAACCTGATCGATCTTTACAAGCAGACCCGTGCAGAAGGCTTCGGGAACGAGGTTAAGCGCCGGATTATGCTTGGAACGTTCGCGCTGAGCTCCGGTTACTATGATGCGTACTATAAAAAGGCGCAAAAAGTGCGTACGCTCATTAAAAAAGATTTTGAAGATGTTTTTGAAAAGTACGATGTCATTGTTGGACCGACGACTCCGACTCCTGCTTTCAAAATCGGCGAAAAAACAGACGATCCGCTTACGATGTATGCGAATGATATTTTAACGATTCCGGTTAACCTTGCAGGTGTCCCTGGAATTTCCGTCCCTTGCGGATTTTCAAACGGTCTTCCGCTCGGACTTCAAATCATCGGCAAGCACTTTGACGAAAGCACCATCTACCGTGTTGCCCATGTATTTGAGCAGGCGACGGACCATCATAAAGCAAAACCTGAACTGTAA
- the gatB gene encoding Asp-tRNA(Asn)/Glu-tRNA(Gln) amidotransferase subunit GatB yields the protein MNFETVIGLEVHVELKTNSKIFSASPNHFGADPNTNTSVIDLGYPGVLPVLNKEAVNFAMKAAMALNCEIATDTKFDRKNYFYPDNPKAYQISQFDKPIGENGWIEIEVGGQKKKIGITRLHLEEDAGKLNHTGDGFSLVDFNRQGTPLVEIVSEPDIRTPEEAYAYLEKLKSIIQYTGVSDCKMEEGSLRCDANISLRPVGQEQFGTKAELKNLNSFNFVRKGLEHEEKRQAEVLLSGGIIEQETRRFDESTGKTLLMRVKEGSDDYRYFPEPDLVSLYIDEEWKERIRAEIPELPDERKARYVAELGLPAYDAMVLTLTKEMSDFFEATVKTGADAKQASNWLMGEVSAYLNSENKELEDTALTPEGLAGMIKLIEAGTISSKIAKKVFKELIENGGDAEKIVKDKGLVQISDEGALRTFVNDALDANPQSIEDFKNGKDRAIGFLVGQIMKASKGQANPPMVNKLLMEEINKR from the coding sequence ATGAACTTTGAAACGGTGATTGGACTTGAAGTCCACGTTGAGCTTAAAACGAATTCAAAAATCTTTTCCGCTTCTCCGAACCATTTCGGAGCGGATCCGAATACAAACACTTCCGTTATCGACCTTGGATACCCTGGTGTCCTTCCGGTACTGAATAAGGAAGCTGTAAACTTCGCGATGAAGGCTGCGATGGCGCTGAACTGTGAAATCGCAACGGATACGAAGTTTGACCGCAAAAACTATTTTTATCCGGATAACCCGAAAGCGTATCAAATCTCTCAATTTGATAAGCCGATCGGCGAAAACGGCTGGATTGAAATTGAAGTAGGCGGCCAAAAGAAGAAAATCGGAATTACCCGTCTTCACCTTGAAGAGGACGCGGGCAAGCTGAACCATACGGGTGACGGCTTCTCCCTTGTTGACTTCAACCGTCAGGGTACACCGCTTGTGGAGATCGTTTCCGAGCCGGATATCCGTACGCCGGAAGAAGCGTATGCGTATCTTGAAAAATTAAAATCCATTATTCAATATACAGGTGTTTCTGACTGTAAAATGGAAGAGGGTTCTCTTCGCTGTGACGCGAACATTTCCCTTCGTCCAGTCGGCCAGGAGCAGTTCGGTACGAAAGCCGAGCTGAAAAACCTGAACTCCTTCAACTTCGTCCGCAAAGGATTGGAGCACGAGGAAAAACGCCAGGCAGAGGTACTATTATCCGGCGGAATCATCGAGCAGGAAACACGACGCTTTGATGAATCCACAGGCAAAACCCTCTTAATGCGTGTAAAAGAAGGATCCGACGACTACCGTTACTTCCCGGAACCGGATCTTGTGTCTCTTTACATTGATGAAGAGTGGAAAGAACGCATCCGTGCTGAAATTCCTGAGCTTCCGGATGAGCGCAAAGCGCGCTACGTAGCGGAGCTTGGTCTTCCTGCATACGATGCAATGGTTCTGACTCTTACTAAAGAAATGTCCGACTTCTTTGAAGCAACCGTCAAAACCGGTGCCGATGCGAAACAGGCATCCAACTGGCTGATGGGAGAAGTTTCTGCATACCTGAACTCGGAGAACAAAGAGCTTGAAGACACGGCTCTAACTCCTGAAGGGCTGGCAGGCATGATCAAGCTGATCGAAGCAGGAACCATTTCTTCTAAAATCGCGAAAAAAGTCTTCAAAGAACTGATCGAAAACGGCGGCGATGCTGAGAAAATCGTGAAAGATAAAGGACTTGTCCAAATCTCTGACGAAGGCGCGCTTCGCACATTTGTAAATGATGCGCTCGATGCCAATCCGCAATCGATTGAAGACTTCAAAAACGGGAAGGACCGCGCAATCGGATTCCTTGTCGGCCAAATCATGAAAGCATCCAAAGGCCAGGCGAACCCGCCAATGGTCAACAAGCTTCTCATGGAAGAAATTAATAAACGTTAA
- a CDS encoding YcxB family protein, which yields MEHQYELTFEDYAAFNLHFVKESKTAMQSFWIQRIIGPVIFLSFPFVFSWGKDDFLAMITVFLILAAAWFFLYPKYFFKSFKGRIKKFMHEGSNGKILGEHTLILDDSGLTDISESGKHSTSWENTEKAVELKEHYLIYISSMQACIIPKRSFKSEIQLEEFTRYFERL from the coding sequence TTGGAACATCAATATGAATTAACCTTTGAAGATTATGCGGCATTTAACCTTCATTTTGTAAAAGAATCAAAGACCGCCATGCAATCATTTTGGATTCAGCGAATAATAGGACCCGTCATTTTTTTAAGTTTCCCCTTTGTTTTTTCTTGGGGAAAGGATGACTTTCTTGCGATGATCACTGTTTTTCTAATTCTCGCAGCTGCCTGGTTCTTTCTCTACCCTAAATACTTTTTTAAGTCTTTTAAAGGGAGAATTAAAAAGTTCATGCATGAGGGAAGCAATGGGAAAATACTTGGGGAACATACACTCATACTGGATGACAGCGGATTGACAGACATCAGCGAGTCCGGCAAGCACAGCACCAGCTGGGAGAACACAGAAAAAGCAGTAGAATTAAAGGAACACTATTTGATCTACATCAGTTCCATGCAGGCCTGCATCATCCCGAAAAGATCGTTTAAGAGTGAAATCCAGCTGGAAGAGTTTACACGGTATTTTGAAAGGCTATAA
- a CDS encoding sigma-70 family RNA polymerase sigma factor, which produces MKCNESNFIKRLQRKDEHALEYIVDQYLPLIKGVVVKVLTPVRNSGLMEECINDVFLSVWDHSKKFQGDHTDFRKWICSVAKFKAIDYYRKASKNPEYSAEYVDVRTGRSAEEEWMDSEERAEIIQLMNTLESVDREIFMMKFFMGCKTEDISKKLGLTKTAIDNRIYRGKRKLHSKAANLKLGENGL; this is translated from the coding sequence ATGAAGTGTAACGAGTCAAATTTTATAAAGCGCCTGCAGCGCAAAGATGAACATGCATTGGAGTATATTGTTGATCAGTATTTGCCCCTCATAAAAGGGGTTGTGGTGAAGGTTCTGACTCCGGTCAGGAACAGCGGGTTAATGGAGGAGTGTATCAATGATGTTTTTCTTTCCGTTTGGGATCACTCGAAGAAGTTTCAAGGTGACCATACAGATTTCAGGAAATGGATTTGTTCAGTGGCTAAGTTTAAAGCGATTGACTACTACCGGAAAGCGAGCAAAAACCCAGAATACTCAGCTGAATATGTGGATGTGCGAACAGGCCGTTCTGCAGAAGAGGAATGGATGGATTCTGAGGAAAGAGCGGAGATCATTCAGTTGATGAATACTCTGGAATCGGTGGATCGGGAAATTTTCATGATGAAGTTTTTTATGGGATGTAAAACTGAGGATATTTCTAAGAAGCTGGGTTTAACCAAAACGGCAATCGATAACCGGATATACCGGGGGAAAAGGAAACTCCATAGCAAAGCGGCAAATCTGAAATTGGGAGAGAACGGTTTATGA